TTTGTTCGTGTTTATCTGAGAGTCCGTTTAGGAAGGTTTCTGTTTTTTCTTGGTTTTGTTCGTATTTTTTTATGAAGTTGTTTGTTTTTTCTTGGTTTTTGTCGTATATGTTCACTAAGTTGTTTAGGTTGGTTTCTGTTTTTTCTTGGTTTTGTTCGTATTTTTTTATGAAGTTGTTTGTTTTTTCTTGGTTTTTGTCGTATATGTTCACTAAGTTGTTTAGGTTGGTTTCTGTTTTTTCTTGGTTTTGTTCGTATTTTTTTATGAAGTTGTTTGTTTTTTCTTGGTTTTCTCCGTATATGTCCAAGAAGGCTTTTATGAAAGTTTCGTTTTTTTCTTGATTTTTTTCATATGAATTTAAAAAAGAATCTATTCTCTTATAATTTCCCAGATATACATTAAAGGTTCTATTTGCTTTTTTGATAAAGTTCAAAGGACTCCTTAAAGATACCATAGTACTACCTCAAAATGTAATTTTTCATTAACTTTTTTAATATTTATTGAACTAATACAAAATAGTAACTCTTTACTTTAATATAATGTTTACTTACAAGATCTATTATTTTAGAAATGTTTTGTTGATTTTGGAATAAGAAAATCGAGGAACATTAATTCAACATGAATCGATCAAAAGATATAATTTCATCTTAAGATCATTAAATACCGTATTTATTCAACTCCCAATTTGAGATTAGTATACAAGATGATTTGAATTAAGGTAGACAAAATGTCGTAATTTTGTAGATATACTGAAAAGTTTTTCACATCTTAATGTGGTTTAAGCATAAAATTAAAAAACACGCACATCAATATGAATAACCACTTTAAGCCAAAAATAATAAGATAAATAAATTTTTAATAATTGGAATGAGGTTTGATTTGTATGGAACTTGAGCAAGTACATGGTGTAATTAAAGGTATTCCTGTAATGAGTTTTGATCAAGCGGCAGAATTAACCAGTTTTATTAAAAGACAGAAATTGAATAATATTTTAGAATTAGGGTTTGCCCATGGGGTTTCTTCTTGTTATATTGCGGGTATTTTGGATGAAATGCAAACAGGCCATCTGACAACAATAGATCGAGAATCTGCACGAAATAGAAAACCAAACATCGAATCCCTTTTGTCAAAATTGAAATTATCCTCCTATGTTACAATTTATTATGAACCTACTTGCTATACTTGGAGATTAATGAAGTTAATTGAACAAACTCCTACCCCTATGTTTGATTTATGTTATATTGATGGAGCACATAATTGGTTTACTGATGGGTTTGCGTTTTTTCTTGTTGATAAATTACTTGTTCCAGGTGGTTGGATAATTTTTGATGATATTAACTGGACATATAATGAAAGTCCATGCTTTAAAAATTCTGAAACAGTTCAAAAAATGCCTTCTGATGAACGGAATACAGCTCAAGTACGGAAAATTTATGAATTATTAGTGAAAACTCATCCAAATTATCATAATTTTATAGAAAAAGGAGATTGGGGATATGCACAAAAAAAGGATGGCATTTCAAGCCAAATTATTGAGTTAAAGGAAATTTTTAGTAAAGATGAATAAGTTGAAAATGATGATCATAATTCAATTAAAGCAGAAAGTGAACTTCAATATTGGCTTAAAACCAAATTAAATGGAGTTAATCTTAGTAATGATCATTATGAGTATTTTTATACAATTTTTTTGGTTTAGATAACGATTATTATAATGGTAAAAAAATACTTGATATTGGTTGTGGTCCTAGAGGAAGTTTAGAATGGGCTGATAAAGCAAAAGAAAGGATAGGACTGGATCCATTAGTAGATGATTATGTGAAGTTAGGTACTGACAAACATATGATGAATTATGTATCTTCAGGAAGTGAGCATATTCCTTTTGTTGATAATAATTAAAATTACCTCAGACAAAATAGTTATATAGAACAAATAAAACATAAATCCAAAACAAAATTCTTATATATTCAAGTTAAAAAAGAAAAAAAATTACAGAAAACATGGAAAAATCAGCACTTACTATAATCTCTACTAAATTAACTACTATAAATCAAGGGATGAATCCAACATTTCAATAATATAATAATTCTGATACTAAACTACATAATCTTCGAAATCAAAAGTAAAAAGTCAAGTGAAGTTATTAACTGCAATATTTAAGATAATAATAATAAGATTTAAATATTCAAAAATTTATATGAAGGTTCTTAATATTAATATTAATATGAAATTTTAGAGGATTTATATTCTTGGATTTTATAAAAAAATACAAATATAAAACCTAAAAAAACGAAGAAAATAGGAAATTCAAAAGAGATACAAAATAATGAACAAGGATTAATAGGAAGTTTCATATGGTTTCGTTTACACTGTACGTCGCTATAAAAGAGAAGTTTAATCTTATGAAGATGTATAAAATTTTTAAAGCGTGTAGAACAATAAATAAATTTAATCTTTTTGATGAAGAATTTTATCTATGGAAATATCCTTTTCTAAAAAATGCAAAAATGCCTCTTTTATGTCATTACCTTTATCATGGATACAAAGAGGGGAAAGAGCCGAGTGAAAAATTTAATGCTAACTATTATCTGCAAATACACCCTGATCTAAGGAATAACGGTGCAAATCCATTATTACATTACGTTAATCATGGGGGGAAAGATAAATTTCCCAGTCATGAAATAAGTGAACTGAAGATTATTGACACTAATAAAAAGTTAATAAATGCTTACAATAAAATTATAGAACAGCAAGAAATTTTAAATCATTATTCTGAAAAATTAAATCGATATGAACAAGATCTGAAAATATACAAGAAAGAATTGAAAAATAAAAAGGAAACTAAAAAAATTACATAAAAGTTAAACATAATTTAATGATGATGTATGGGTTTGAAATGGCCGTTCTCATTAATTAATTCTTAAAAATTGCTATAGGCTTGCTATATGTGTTAATCTCTATTAAATTAGGATTCTTGATGAAACAAAATTAATGATTTAAATTTTATAAAAGAAGTAACGACATAGAAATGAATCGTTTTTTAGAAAATACCATGAAATCATTCATTAATCAAAAAAATTTGCATTGCAAAATTATCTAAAAATTATTCAATACCATAGGTTATGAAAAATGTCTTAGTGTCCCATCATTCAACAACTTATATTAGATCATTTTGACAGATGGAGAGGTATTATATTGAAATATAATGAAAAACTTGAATTTGACGGAAATAACAGAGTTCCAATTGTTTTTATCACCGATGAAAATTTTGCAATACCAACTTGTGTGGCCATTATTTCCCTAATTAAAAATAAGGATAAAGATACTTTTTACTATATTTTTATTATTGCAGATAGAATATCAATAGAAACAGAAAATAAACTGTTTTCATTAAAAAAGGATGATGTCAACATACAACTAATTCATATTTCTTCAGAAAAATTTGAAGGAATTCATGAGGGGGAAAAAAGCATATGTGTAGCATCTTTATCTGCACTATTCAAATTTGAAATACCAAATATACTTCCTTTAGAAGATAAAATTCTTTATTTAGATGGGGATATATTGGTAAGAAAGGATTTAAAGGAATTATTTAACATAAATATTGAAAATTTTTATGTGGCAGCAGCCCATGATACTGGGAAGTTATATTTCAAACGCCCAATAATAAAAGAAATACCCTCTTACTTTAACTCTGGTGTCATGTTGTTAAATTTAAAGAGATTAAGGGAAAATAAAATTCCAGAATCGCTCATTGAAACCAAAAAAAGACAAGAAACCACCTTAATGGATCAAGATGTGTTCAACATCGTGTTACAATGTGGGGTCAAACACATCGATATAAAATACAATTTTCTTCTTTTAAATTTACATAGGGCAAAGGATAAATATAAATTTGAACAGATTAATGCTCTTTTCAACTCATCTTATAAAAATTTAGAGGATGTAGAGGAAAAATCCCATATAATTCATTTTTCTTCTCGAGATAAGCCATGGAAATTTGTTGATGGTGTTTATTCAAAACAGTGGTTCAGTTATTTCCGAATGTCTCCATTTAGAGACCCACCTAATATTTCTGACATCAAATTAGCAATTAATGAATATTCACAAGAATATCAGGATGTTAGAAAGGTTAATACAAATCCAATTGTTCATCGCGCTCCTCATGAAAAAAAGGAAGGAATTTTTCAGAAGCATCATGCTGAGTTAAACACGCCACAAAATAAAATAAAAAAATTAAAAAATCAAATTAAAAATCTCGAAGGTGAGGTTGACCAAAAAAATCGTGAAATTAATGCCTTAAAATGGACTATGGAAACTCATAAACAGTTAATAAAGAATTTTAAAGCGGAATCTAGAAGTATTAAGCAAATTTACTTGGAAAAAAATGTTTCTTCGCAGGATTATGGTAAACTTACTGTAATTATACCTTATCGCAAAACCGATGACCTCCAAAGGGAAGAAAATTTAGATATAAATTTGAGTTACCTTAGTAAGTTAGGAATTAAAAATTTGATTATATCTCAGCATTCCGATGAATCAGCTAAACCACTTTTAATTGAGAAATATGGAAATTTATTTGATTATTTCAGGGTTTACTTCAGTTATGCAGATGGAAAGTTATTTAATAAGTCCCGTGCCATTAATCAGGGGGTTATTAAATCCAAAACACCATACATCGCTATATTTGATGTCGATGCGTTAACTAGAAATGAAAACATATATCAGGCTATTTATTTATTAGATAAAGGATTTGAATTAGTACATCCGCATGACAGATTAGTAAAGGATATAGTGGATAAAAAAAGTTTTATAGAGGATTATGATTTTGAGAAAGTAAAATCACCCACGCAACAAAGAGATTGGGCTGATGGAGGAATTGTTTTCTGGAATAAACGTTCTTTCATTGATATAGGTATGAAAAATGAGCATATCACTGGTTGGGGCAGTGAAGATAATGAAATAATATTTAGAGCAAACATATTCCAACTTAAGCAGATCAGAATAGACGATATTTTATATCATCTATACCATGACCGTCTGAAAGTAAAAACCGACGATAACTTTGAAAATATGAAAAAAATGATGTATATAACGAGTAAAAAAGAGCTTCTAAACGAAATAAAGCAATGGCCTTGGCTAGAAGAAGCAAAAAAGACAATTCATGAAGATCTTGTTCTAACGACAGAAAATACTGAATTAGAAGAAGAACTTTTCTCAAAGAAATAACTGGATCCTTTACAGCCGATAATCAAAGACCCGGCAAGTATTAAAGAAAGTGATTTTAAAAAAGTTTATAGAAAAGCTTCTGCAGATAAAGATTCTGCAAATAGTTTAATTTATAAAAAAAAAGAAATTTGATAAATTATTATCTTTTCTATATATTTTAAAGAAAGAGAAACTAAATCCAAAGAATATTTATAGAATTTTTAAAGCTAGGGGACAAATTGAATCTTTAAATCTTTTTGATGAAAAGTATTATTTAACAAACTATTCCTATCTCACAAACTCCAATATTGAACTATTAAACCACTACCTCTATCATGGATGGAAAGAAAAAAACCATCTAAAAAGTTCGATGGAAACTATTACTTAAAAAGATACCCTGATGTAAAAGAGTCTAAAGTAAATCCACTTGTTCACTATTTGCTTCATGGAGAAGAGGAAGGAAGATTTCCAAATCATCATGCTGAAATGAACTCACCACAGTATATAAATAAGAAATTTCAGGACATTATAAAAAACCTAGAAAAATCCCTTTCTCAATCGAATAATTATCTTCAAAATATAAAAACGGAAGTTGAAGAGAATAATCAGTTACACAAAAAGGAAATTGAAAACTTTGAGAAAAAATTAAACTTAACAAAATCTGTTTTACACGATATAATAGACTGTTCTAATAAAAAGAAATATTGTCCCATTTGCCAAAAAACATTTTTAGCATTTTTATCTTTGGTGAAAACCATGGCCTGGGGCGCAATGTCCTAATTGTGGTTCTTTAGAAAGACATAGGGGGTTTTTCTTATTTTTAAACAAGAATCCTGAAATTTTAAATAGAAAAATTAAATTACTGCATTTCGTTCCAGAACCATTTCTTTTTCAAAATGTTCAGCGAGTCTGAAAATATTGATTATAATCCAGTAGATATTAACCCTGAACTATATAACATAAAAGAAAAAGTAGATATGCAAAATATTCCTTATGAAGAAAGTACTTTTGACCTTATCTACAACTGTCATGTTTTAGAACATGTTCCAAATGATATTAAAGCCATGAAAGAATTGTATCGTGTTGTTAAACCCACATCAGTTGGAGGCATGTGTGTAATTATGGTACCAGTATTTGAAAACTTAAGTGAAACCTTAGAAAAAGAAGAATATCACACTCCTGAATTGAGATCAAAATACTATGGGCAGCACGATCACTCACGAAAATATGGAATGGACTTTAAAAATCGTTTAGAACTTGTTGGGTTTGATGTTGAAGTAATTGATCCTAATACTTTAGTAACAGATGAAACATATGATTATGGTCGTTTGTCTGATAAAATATATTTATGTACAAAACATATATGAAGCATAATTAAATTCCACAAAAATGAACATGACAAATAAATCGAATGAATCAGTGAAATTGTCAATTTTGAAGATTTTCGCAACTTTTAATTTCTTTTTAGATCATAACAACAAATTCAACGGTTGTATTAAGAAACTTGGATTTCATTTATGTTTGAGTATTATTGGCTGAACTCTCAACTGATCATTTTTCAAGAATAGATCTACAAATCGTACAAAAAACGCCAAATATTGAATCCATCTTGACTAAATTAGGATTATCCGCATATGATTATACCTATCATAAAACCACGCTCGTAATTGGAGATAATGATAAATTGACAAAATAATAAATCTTTCTGATTTATGTCATTTTGACTGAGCCAATGATTGGTAACTGGGGTTGCTTTTTTTCTTGTTGATAAATTGCTTGTGCCTAGAGGTTGGATTATTTTTATTAATGACGTTAATGGATAATGCAGAATAAATGTATGGAATTTTTGCAGTGAATTTAAAAAGATGATTAATCATAATAATAGAAATATATTGATATTTTGTACTATATTAAATACTAATAATAAAACTAAATCATATTATTAAAAAGAAATATATATCACTAAATAAGTACTGATTAAATTTTTTTTGGTGATAAAATGAAAATAACAGTTATCGGAACAGGTTATGTGGGGTTAGTCACAGGGACCTGTTTTTCAGAGATGGGAAATAAGGTTTATTGTATAGATATTGATGATGGTAAGATAGAAGGTCTGAAAAAAGGTATCGTACCCATATACGAACCTGGATTGGAAGAATTAGTGCTTAATAACCAGTCTAAAGGCGATCTTATATTCACCAATAATCTTAAAGAGGGTCTTGATAATTCTAAGATTTGTTTCATCGCTGTGGGCACCCCCATGGGTGAGGATGGCAGTGCTAACATGCAGTATGTGTTAAATGCTGCTAAGGATATAGGTCAGTTGATAAACCATGACTTGATTGTGGTTAACAAATCCACGGTTCCCGTGGGAACTGCAGATAAGGTTAAAGCAACCATCCTAGAAGAGTTAGAACAAAGAAATCTCAAACTCAACATTGAAGTAGTTTCAAACCCAGAATTCTTAAAAGAAGGCTCTGCAGTGGAAGATTTCATGCGACCAGATAGAGTAGTAATTGGATCCAGTAATGAAAATGTAATTGAAACCTTGAAAGAATTATACTCCCCATTCACCTCTAACCATGAGAGATTCATTACCATGGATGTTCGCAGTGCGGAAATGACAAAATACGCAGCCAACGCCATGCTTGCCACCAGAATATCCTTCATGAATGAAATAGCTAATATCTGTGAAAAAGTAGGCGCGGATATTAACAATGTTCGCAAGGGTATAGGTAGTGATAAACGGATTGGATACAATTTTTTGTACGCTGGCTGTGGATATGGGGGTAGTTGCTTCCCTAAAGATGTTAAAGCTTTGATCAGTCTCGCTGCTAATAGGCGGTATGATGCTAAGATTTTAAAAGAAGTTGAAGTACTTAACAATCAACAGAAACTTACTTTAGTACGTAAAGTAGTAGATAAATTTGGGGAGAACCTTTCAGGGTTTACTTTTGGAATATGGGGGCTTTCATTCAAGCCAGAAACTGATGATATGCGAGAAGCACCTTCAGTGGTTACAGTAAACAAATTATGCCAATTAGGAGCTAAAGTGCGGGCTTATGATCCCCAAGCTATGGAAGTTGCCAAAAAATACTATTTTAAAGGTAATAAACAGGTAGAATATGCAGAAAATAAGTACGACGCTCTGGATAAAACCAATGCTCTACTACTGTTAACTGAGTGGAAAGAATTCAGAAGTCCCGATTTTCAGGAAATGAGTAAAAGAATGTGTAATAACATAATCTTCGACGGTAGAAACCAGTATAATAAAGACATGCTCAGAAAAATTGGCTTTGAATATCATCAGATCGGTAATGGTTATAAAGGAATTTAAATATGGCAACAGGGAAGATTACTGGACACAGATTCCTGTCTAATTTCAGGAAATACAAATTTTTACTTTATCAGTTGGTAAGTAGGGACATAAAAACTAAATATCGTAAATCTGTTTTAGGAGTGTTTTGGAGTTTTTTAGAGCCTCTTTTAACCATGATCGTGCTTACCATCATATTTTCTACTTTATTTAAAGGTTGGGGAATTGAGAACTATCCTGTGTACTTGTTAACAGGCAGATTGATATTTATCTTCTTTTCAGGAGGAACCACGGCTGCAATGCGATCCATAAGGAGTAGTGCAAGTATCTTAAAGACAGTTTACGTGCCAAAATATATCTATTCCCTTTCGGTAATACTATCCAACTTTGTAACATTTTTGCTCTCATTAGTAGTGTTATTTTTAGTAATGGCTGCCACCAATGCACCATTTACAATTTACATAATCTTCACCAGTTTACCTATCTTAGCCTTACTGTTCTTCACTATTGGGGTGGGAATGATAGTGGCCACTGTAAACGTCTTCTTCCGGGATCTTGAACATTTATATGGGGTCTTGATGACTCTATTTATGTACGTCACCCCAATATTTTATCCTCCCAGCATTGTTCCTTCCAGTTTCAGATTTATTCAGGATTATAATCCAATATATGCGATTATAGAATGTTGTCGAAGTGTTTTTCTTTATGGTGAGATTTATGATCCTCATCAACTACTATTTGCGTTAGTATCGGCTGCCGTAGCCATGATTGTAGGTTTAGCATTGTTTTATAGATACCAAGATAAATTCATATTACACATTTAATTTATTATTGTAAGGTGAAACATTGGAAAACACTGTTATTAAGATTGAAAATGTAAAGATGAAATTCAACTTAAGTAAGGAAAAAACAGACAACCTTAAAGAATATGTTATTAAGTTCATAAAAAGAGAACTCCATTACCACCCTTTCTGGGCCCTAAAAGGTGTTTCTTTTGAAGTTAAAAAGGGTGATAAATTAGGTATTATTGGATTAAATGGTGCTGGTAAAAGTACCCTTCTAAAACTTATTGCAGGGGTCATGAAACCCACTGAAGGACATGTCATGGTTAAAGGAAG
The window above is part of the Methanobacterium petrolearium genome. Proteins encoded here:
- a CDS encoding ABC transporter permease — encoded protein: MATGKITGHRFLSNFRKYKFLLYQLVSRDIKTKYRKSVLGVFWSFLEPLLTMIVLTIIFSTLFKGWGIENYPVYLLTGRLIFIFFSGGTTAAMRSIRSSASILKTVYVPKYIYSLSVILSNFVTFLLSLVVLFLVMAATNAPFTIYIIFTSLPILALLFFTIGVGMIVATVNVFFRDLEHLYGVLMTLFMYVTPIFYPPSIVPSSFRFIQDYNPIYAIIECCRSVFLYGEIYDPHQLLFALVSAAVAMIVGLALFYRYQDKFILHI
- a CDS encoding UDP-glucose dehydrogenase family protein, whose protein sequence is MKITVIGTGYVGLVTGTCFSEMGNKVYCIDIDDGKIEGLKKGIVPIYEPGLEELVLNNQSKGDLIFTNNLKEGLDNSKICFIAVGTPMGEDGSANMQYVLNAAKDIGQLINHDLIVVNKSTVPVGTADKVKATILEELEQRNLKLNIEVVSNPEFLKEGSAVEDFMRPDRVVIGSSNENVIETLKELYSPFTSNHERFITMDVRSAEMTKYAANAMLATRISFMNEIANICEKVGADINNVRKGIGSDKRIGYNFLYAGCGYGGSCFPKDVKALISLAANRRYDAKILKEVEVLNNQQKLTLVRKVVDKFGENLSGFTFGIWGLSFKPETDDMREAPSVVTVNKLCQLGAKVRAYDPQAMEVAKKYYFKGNKQVEYAENKYDALDKTNALLLLTEWKEFRSPDFQEMSKRMCNNIIFDGRNQYNKDMLRKIGFEYHQIGNGYKGI
- a CDS encoding glycosyltransferase translates to MKYNEKLEFDGNNRVPIVFITDENFAIPTCVAIISLIKNKDKDTFYYIFIIADRISIETENKLFSLKKDDVNIQLIHISSEKFEGIHEGEKSICVASLSALFKFEIPNILPLEDKILYLDGDILVRKDLKELFNINIENFYVAAAHDTGKLYFKRPIIKEIPSYFNSGVMLLNLKRLRENKIPESLIETKKRQETTLMDQDVFNIVLQCGVKHIDIKYNFLLLNLHRAKDKYKFEQINALFNSSYKNLEDVEEKSHIIHFSSRDKPWKFVDGVYSKQWFSYFRMSPFRDPPNISDIKLAINEYSQEYQDVRKVNTNPIVHRAPHEKKEGIFQKHHAELNTPQNKIKKLKNQIKNLEGEVDQKNREINALKWTMETHKQLIKNFKAESRSIKQIYLEKNVSSQDYGKLTVIIPYRKTDDLQREENLDINLSYLSKLGIKNLIISQHSDESAKPLLIEKYGNLFDYFRVYFSYADGKLFNKSRAINQGVIKSKTPYIAIFDVDALTRNENIYQAIYLLDKGFELVHPHDRLVKDIVDKKSFIEDYDFEKVKSPTQQRDWADGGIVFWNKRSFIDIGMKNEHITGWGSEDNEIIFRANIFQLKQIRIDDILYHLYHDRLKVKTDDNFENMKKMMYITSKKELLNEIKQWPWLEEAKKTIHEDLVLTTENTELEEELFSKK
- a CDS encoding class I SAM-dependent methyltransferase, which codes for MFSESENIDYNPVDINPELYNIKEKVDMQNIPYEESTFDLIYNCHVLEHVPNDIKAMKELYRVVKPTSVGGMCVIMVPVFENLSETLEKEEYHTPELRSKYYGQHDHSRKYGMDFKNRLELVGFDVEVIDPNTLVTDETYDYGRLSDKIYLCTKHI
- a CDS encoding class I SAM-dependent methyltransferase codes for the protein MELEQVHGVIKGIPVMSFDQAAELTSFIKRQKLNNILELGFAHGVSSCYIAGILDEMQTGHLTTIDRESARNRKPNIESLLSKLKLSSYVTIYYEPTCYTWRLMKLIEQTPTPMFDLCYIDGAHNWFTDGFAFFLVDKLLVPGGWIIFDDINWTYNESPCFKNSETVQKMPSDERNTAQVRKIYELLVKTHPNYHNFIEKGDWGYAQKKDGISSQIIELKEIFSKDE